One genomic window of Halorubrum hochsteinianum includes the following:
- a CDS encoding thiolase C-terminal domain-containing protein, producing the protein MERVAIVGASMTPFGQRDAWVRELLAEAGAAALDDAGVDGDDLDHLYVSNMASGEFEGQTGVPNALAHDLAAQPAYTARIDQTSSSGGAGVYAAWQSVASGASDLTMLVGGEKMTHRTTAEATDVIASLTHPVEYKHGVTLPSFAGLTARLYLDEYDAPRESLGKVAVKNHRNGVDNPHAQFRKEVDLDTVLDSPIVADPLRLYDFCPITDGSAALVFCPESVAEEYAPDGNYAVISGIGGATDTHVVHERADPTTMGGVVDSSEVAYEMAGIGPDDVDVAELHDMFTILEFLQSEDLGFFEKGEGWKAVEEGVTDRDGDLPINTSGGLKSKGHPLGASGVAQVYEIFQQVTGNAGPRQVEADTGLACNVGGFGNCVTTTVLEGSQ; encoded by the coding sequence ATGGAACGCGTAGCGATCGTCGGCGCGTCGATGACCCCGTTCGGGCAGCGCGACGCCTGGGTGCGGGAGCTGCTGGCGGAGGCGGGCGCGGCCGCGCTCGACGACGCCGGCGTCGACGGCGACGACCTCGATCACCTGTACGTCTCGAACATGGCCAGCGGCGAGTTCGAGGGCCAGACCGGCGTCCCGAACGCGCTCGCCCACGATCTGGCGGCCCAGCCGGCCTACACCGCCCGGATCGACCAGACCTCGTCGTCGGGCGGCGCGGGCGTGTACGCCGCGTGGCAGTCCGTCGCCTCGGGCGCGAGCGACCTCACCATGCTCGTCGGCGGCGAGAAGATGACCCACCGGACGACCGCGGAGGCGACCGACGTGATCGCGTCGCTCACGCACCCCGTCGAGTACAAACACGGCGTGACGCTCCCCTCGTTCGCGGGCCTCACCGCCCGCCTGTACCTCGACGAGTACGACGCGCCCCGCGAGAGCCTCGGGAAGGTCGCGGTGAAGAATCACAGGAACGGCGTGGACAACCCCCACGCGCAGTTCCGGAAGGAGGTCGACCTCGACACGGTGCTGGACTCGCCGATCGTCGCCGACCCGCTCCGGCTGTACGACTTCTGTCCGATCACGGACGGCTCCGCGGCGCTCGTGTTCTGTCCGGAGTCGGTCGCCGAAGAGTACGCGCCGGACGGGAACTACGCCGTCATCAGCGGCATCGGCGGCGCGACCGACACCCACGTCGTCCACGAGCGCGCCGACCCGACGACGATGGGCGGCGTCGTCGACTCCTCCGAGGTCGCCTACGAGATGGCCGGAATCGGGCCGGACGACGTCGACGTGGCGGAGCTCCACGACATGTTCACCATCCTCGAGTTCCTTCAGAGCGAGGACCTCGGCTTCTTCGAGAAGGGCGAGGGGTGGAAGGCCGTCGAGGAGGGCGTCACCGACCGCGACGGCGACCTCCCGATCAACACCTCGGGCGGGCTCAAATCGAAGGGCCACCCGCTCGGGGCCAGCGGCGTCGCACAGGTGTACGAGATATTCCAGCAGGTAACCGGGAACGCCGGCCCGCGGCAGGTCGAGGCCGACACCGGCCTCGCCTGTAACGTCGGCGGGTTCGGGAACTGCGTGACCACGACGGTTCTGGAGGGAAGCCAATGA
- a CDS encoding histidine kinase N-terminal 7TM domain-containing protein produces the protein MGFSPGMITWALFGISGLNLGIAAVAVRRREVRGAVAFSLVMICVSLYSLGTGIRAGSTTLSLYQVGTVVKFAGILGLGPTQLRFGLIYTGRESVLTRRYWALLLALPVATFALIVTAPVHDLLWTVQGFSSSAPLAAVDRANGPLFWLTLAYIYALILTTYSLLLVFGVRRGGRYRTQVLLMLSGGIIPVIGSFLLLYSGDLSAAFDPTAFANTATGVVFAVALFRFGFLDLAPVARHTLVDEMVDPVYVVDTDDRVVDVNVAGVELLEEGAGEPVGRPAAEVVPLYDSFDERTGDSDVTVERDGSLRFFDINRTPLTDRTGTAIGSLLIYRDVTERHITEKRFERLIERSSDVIAVIDEDGDITHVSQSVEEILGYVPTALIGANVIENVHPNDRDELSAELSAHGTEYGYTSSYRVRFRHADGEWRVLEVRARNLLDDQFVEGIVLNSRDVTEKERQKRKLERQNERLDQFASIVSHDLRNPLNVATGHVDMLETDAQSEQGDSIETVQRQLERMEAIISDALTLARSGEVISEATEVRLEDIAHTAWQNVDTAEADLVVDTSLALDADRDRLLNVFENLYRNSAEHNETTGLTVRVGSLSETFGFYVEDTGEGIPEDKRDRVLEQGYTTNREGTGFGLAIVRDIVRAHGWRIAVSESDEDGARFEVECSEVPLEERPQTA, from the coding sequence ATGGGATTTTCACCCGGTATGATCACCTGGGCGCTGTTCGGGATCTCCGGGTTGAACCTCGGGATTGCCGCTGTCGCGGTTCGACGGAGGGAGGTGCGCGGCGCAGTCGCGTTCTCGCTGGTGATGATCTGCGTGTCTCTCTACTCGCTGGGCACCGGAATCCGCGCCGGGAGCACCACGCTCTCGCTGTATCAGGTCGGGACAGTCGTCAAATTCGCCGGGATCCTCGGACTCGGGCCGACCCAACTCCGCTTCGGACTGATATACACCGGTCGGGAGTCAGTTCTCACTCGCCGCTACTGGGCACTCCTGCTCGCGTTGCCGGTCGCCACCTTCGCGCTCATCGTGACCGCACCGGTACACGACCTTCTGTGGACCGTCCAAGGGTTTAGCAGCAGTGCCCCGCTGGCCGCGGTCGACCGGGCGAACGGGCCGCTGTTTTGGCTGACGCTGGCGTACATCTACGCCCTGATACTCACCACGTACTCGTTGCTGCTCGTCTTCGGGGTCAGGCGCGGCGGCCGATACCGTACTCAGGTTCTGTTGATGCTCTCGGGCGGAATCATCCCGGTCATCGGTAGTTTCCTCCTCCTGTACAGCGGTGACCTGTCGGCGGCCTTCGACCCGACCGCGTTCGCCAACACGGCCACCGGCGTCGTGTTCGCCGTCGCGCTCTTCAGGTTCGGCTTCCTCGATCTGGCCCCCGTCGCGAGGCATACTCTCGTCGACGAGATGGTCGACCCGGTGTACGTCGTCGACACCGACGACCGCGTCGTCGACGTGAACGTGGCCGGTGTGGAGCTGCTCGAGGAGGGGGCCGGTGAACCAGTCGGGCGACCGGCGGCCGAGGTCGTACCGCTGTATGACTCGTTCGACGAGCGCACCGGCGACTCGGACGTGACCGTCGAGCGCGACGGGTCGCTGCGGTTCTTCGATATCAACCGAACGCCGTTGACCGACCGGACCGGAACGGCGATCGGGTCGTTGTTGATCTACCGCGACGTCACGGAGCGACACATCACCGAAAAGCGGTTCGAACGACTCATCGAACGGTCTTCGGACGTCATCGCGGTGATCGACGAGGACGGGGACATCACGCACGTCAGCCAGTCGGTGGAAGAGATTCTCGGCTACGTGCCGACGGCGTTGATCGGTGCGAACGTCATCGAGAACGTTCATCCCAACGACCGAGACGAACTCAGCGCCGAACTCTCCGCCCACGGCACCGAATACGGATACACAAGCTCCTACAGGGTCAGGTTCCGCCACGCCGACGGGGAATGGCGGGTCCTCGAAGTGCGGGCGCGGAACCTCCTGGATGACCAGTTCGTGGAGGGCATCGTGCTGAACTCTCGCGACGTCACCGAAAAGGAGCGGCAGAAGCGGAAGCTCGAACGGCAGAACGAGCGGCTCGACCAGTTCGCCAGCATCGTCTCGCACGACCTCCGAAACCCGCTGAACGTCGCGACAGGTCACGTAGACATGCTCGAAACGGACGCCCAAAGCGAACAGGGCGACTCGATCGAGACGGTCCAGCGTCAGCTCGAACGGATGGAGGCGATCATCAGCGACGCCCTCACGCTCGCTCGGTCGGGCGAGGTAATCTCCGAAGCCACGGAAGTCCGGCTCGAGGACATCGCCCACACCGCGTGGCAGAACGTCGACACCGCCGAGGCCGACCTCGTCGTCGACACGTCGCTCGCCCTCGACGCTGACAGGGACCGACTGCTCAACGTCTTCGAGAACCTGTACCGGAACAGCGCCGAACACAACGAGACGACGGGTCTGACCGTTCGGGTCGGATCGCTGTCCGAGACGTTCGGTTTCTACGTCGAAGACACCGGCGAGGGGATCCCCGAGGACAAACGCGATCGGGTGCTCGAACAGGGGTACACGACCAACCGGGAGGGGACCGGGTTCGGGCTCGCGATCGTCAGGGACATCGTCAGGGCGCACGGGTGGCGGATCGCGGTCTCGGAGAGCGACGAGGACGGCGCGAGGTTCGAGGTCGAGTGCTCCGAGGTACCCTTGGAAGAGCGGCCGCAGACGGCCTGA
- a CDS encoding metallophosphoesterase produces the protein MGTAASPAVEPVVGEPAAVADLETERALLVADVHAGVEVGLRYERGVELDSRADARRERLVGLLAETDADRLVVLGDLAHRIGAPDGDEREELETLVRAVTDRVPMTLVEGNHDAGVAEAFADDLDVIDPAGGLLGAESADGRGGTVGVVHGHTWPDPALLDADVVCMGHEHPQVRLEDAVGGSRVERAWLRGPVDPTAFVGDPGPDAAAVEDPPELVIFPAFNERSGGTWVNVEGQSFLAPFLPDTLPAGDAYLLDGTRLGDYRRV, from the coding sequence ATGGGCACCGCCGCGTCGCCCGCCGTCGAGCCGGTCGTCGGCGAGCCGGCGGCCGTGGCCGACCTCGAGACCGAGCGCGCGCTGCTCGTCGCCGACGTCCACGCCGGCGTCGAGGTCGGCCTGCGCTACGAGCGCGGCGTCGAACTGGACTCCCGGGCCGACGCGCGCCGCGAGCGGCTCGTCGGCTTGCTCGCAGAGACCGACGCCGACCGGCTCGTCGTCCTCGGCGACCTCGCGCACCGGATCGGCGCGCCCGACGGCGACGAGCGGGAGGAGCTGGAGACGCTGGTCCGCGCCGTCACCGACCGCGTGCCGATGACGCTCGTCGAGGGGAACCACGACGCGGGGGTCGCGGAGGCGTTCGCGGACGACCTCGACGTGATCGACCCCGCCGGCGGACTGCTCGGAGCGGAGTCGGCCGACGGGCGCGGGGGGACCGTCGGCGTCGTCCACGGCCACACGTGGCCCGACCCCGCCCTCCTCGACGCGGACGTGGTCTGTATGGGCCACGAGCACCCGCAGGTCCGGCTGGAGGACGCGGTCGGCGGCTCCCGCGTCGAGCGCGCGTGGCTCCGGGGTCCGGTCGATCCGACGGCGTTCGTCGGCGACCCCGGTCCGGACGCGGCGGCCGTCGAGGATCCGCCGGAACTCGTCATCTTCCCCGCGTTCAACGAGCGATCCGGCGGTACGTGGGTCAACGTCGAGGGGCAGTCGTTCCTCGCGCCGTTCCTCCCCGACACGCTGCCCGCCGGCGACGCGTACCTGCTGGACGGGACGCGACTCGGTGACTACCGGCGGGTGTGA
- a CDS encoding Single-stranded DNA binding protein — translation MDVNSHAEELASDLGVDKEEVKADLENLLEYSVPIDEAKQSVRRKHGGGGGGSTPTPDSVDVGEITTDHDGVTVTVRVLTQGTRTIRYQGDDLTIREGEIADGTGVISYTAWQDFGFEPGDSLTIGNAGVREWEGKPELNLNDSTTVAIADEAVEVDREVGGDRSLVDIAAGDRGRNVEVRVLEVDEKTISGRDGETEILEGVVGDETAKLPFTDWQPRSELEAGADLRIEDVYVREFRGVPSLNLTEFSTVTPLPDPVEVAEDAPRLSVADAVASGGMFDVEVVGNVLEIRDGSGLIERCPECGRVVQNGQCRSHGDVDGEDDLRVKAILDDSTDTVTVVLDDELTAEVYGGGLDDALAAAKDAMDKEVVADDIADALVGRAYRVRGNLSVDDYGANLDADEFALADDDPADAARAALAEVGE, via the coding sequence ATGGACGTCAACAGCCATGCCGAGGAGCTCGCCTCCGACCTCGGCGTCGACAAAGAGGAGGTCAAAGCCGACCTGGAGAACTTACTGGAGTACAGCGTCCCGATCGACGAGGCGAAACAGAGCGTCCGCCGGAAACACGGCGGCGGCGGGGGCGGGTCGACCCCCACGCCCGACTCCGTCGACGTGGGCGAGATCACGACGGACCACGACGGCGTGACGGTCACCGTCCGCGTGCTCACGCAGGGGACGCGGACGATCCGATATCAGGGCGACGACCTCACGATCCGCGAGGGGGAGATCGCCGACGGGACGGGCGTCATCTCCTACACCGCGTGGCAGGACTTCGGGTTCGAGCCGGGCGACTCCCTGACGATCGGCAACGCCGGCGTCCGCGAGTGGGAGGGGAAGCCGGAGCTCAACCTCAACGACTCGACCACGGTCGCCATCGCCGACGAGGCGGTCGAGGTCGACCGCGAGGTGGGCGGCGACCGCAGCCTCGTCGACATCGCCGCGGGCGACCGCGGGCGCAACGTGGAGGTCCGCGTGCTGGAGGTCGACGAGAAGACCATCTCCGGGCGCGACGGCGAGACGGAGATCTTAGAGGGCGTCGTCGGCGACGAGACCGCGAAGCTCCCCTTCACCGACTGGCAGCCGCGCTCGGAGCTGGAGGCGGGCGCGGACCTCCGGATCGAGGACGTGTACGTCCGCGAGTTCCGCGGCGTCCCCTCGCTCAACCTCACCGAGTTCTCGACGGTGACGCCGCTCCCCGACCCGGTGGAGGTCGCCGAGGACGCCCCGCGGCTCTCGGTCGCCGACGCGGTCGCCTCCGGCGGGATGTTCGACGTCGAGGTCGTCGGGAACGTCTTGGAGATCCGGGACGGCTCCGGGCTCATCGAGCGCTGTCCGGAGTGCGGCCGGGTCGTCCAGAACGGGCAGTGCCGGAGCCACGGCGACGTGGACGGCGAGGACGACCTGCGCGTGAAGGCGATCCTCGACGACAGCACCGACACCGTCACCGTCGTCTTGGACGACGAACTCACCGCCGAGGTGTACGGCGGCGGCCTCGACGACGCCCTCGCCGCCGCGAAGGACGCGATGGACAAGGAGGTGGTCGCCGACGACATCGCGGACGCCCTCGTCGGGCGCGCCTACCGCGTCCGCGGCAACCTCTCGGTCGACGACTACGGCGCGAACCTCGACGCGGACGAGTTCGCGCTCGCCGACGACGACCCGGCGGACGCCGCCCGCGCCGCGCTCGCGGAGGTGGGCGAATGA
- a CDS encoding DUF7510 family protein, translating to MDDTDIEVDARLTGDRTVIDVTGTRDVAVVVRSAGGERIYLPPEGFDDPVSGSPYTSPYQGHGAGGEESPYGGGSGSTRGVIETADGFRVTHPEPVTEFDVYRGAEN from the coding sequence ATGGACGACACCGACATCGAGGTCGACGCGCGTCTCACGGGGGACCGCACCGTCATCGACGTGACGGGGACGCGGGACGTCGCCGTGGTCGTGCGCTCCGCCGGCGGCGAGCGGATCTACCTCCCGCCGGAGGGGTTCGACGACCCGGTCTCCGGGTCGCCGTACACCTCGCCGTACCAGGGACACGGGGCGGGCGGCGAGGAGAGCCCCTACGGCGGCGGGAGCGGGAGCACGCGGGGGGTGATCGAGACCGCCGACGGCTTCCGGGTCACCCACCCGGAGCCGGTGACCGAGTTCGACGTGTACCGGGGCGCGGAGAACTGA
- a CDS encoding glycosyltransferase family 4 protein, giving the protein MLGWGFPPNITGGLDVHVGELFTGLRDDLGVDVTLVLPAEFAPDDEPGLEPVETGEGDVAARVGQLSDRFAELAPDRDVIHTHDWFGYGPGRAAARESDATWVSSFHSLASDRNIDPPSREVETERRLANAADTNVAVSEIVRKDIKELYDADSRVVYNGFSTPQFSGKDVRSDLGIDGEMLFFVGRHTDQKGISHLLYAMKKLRGRDATLVVGGSGHQTEQLKRFVELLGIEDRVEFVGYVPEAELGDYYAASDAFVSPSYAEPFGITITEALEAGTQVVATRSGVAEVLPDDCLVEVETDSESIVDGMIEALDREEPPAYERREWSAVAEDTLAVYEDVA; this is encoded by the coding sequence ATGCTGGGATGGGGGTTCCCGCCGAACATCACCGGTGGACTCGACGTCCACGTCGGAGAACTGTTCACCGGGCTGCGCGACGACCTCGGCGTCGACGTCACGCTGGTGTTGCCCGCGGAGTTCGCGCCCGACGACGAGCCGGGGCTCGAACCGGTCGAGACCGGCGAGGGCGACGTGGCCGCGCGCGTGGGGCAGCTCTCCGACCGGTTCGCCGAACTCGCGCCCGACCGCGACGTGATCCACACGCACGACTGGTTCGGCTACGGGCCCGGCCGCGCCGCCGCCCGCGAGTCGGACGCCACGTGGGTCTCGTCGTTCCACTCGCTGGCGAGCGACCGCAACATCGACCCGCCGAGCCGCGAGGTCGAGACCGAGCGCCGGCTCGCGAACGCCGCCGACACGAACGTCGCGGTCAGCGAGATCGTCCGCAAGGACATCAAGGAGCTGTACGACGCGGACTCGCGGGTCGTGTACAACGGCTTCTCGACGCCGCAGTTCTCCGGGAAGGACGTCCGCTCGGACCTCGGGATCGACGGCGAGATGCTGTTCTTCGTCGGCCGCCACACCGACCAGAAGGGGATCTCCCACCTGCTGTACGCGATGAAGAAGCTCCGCGGCCGCGACGCGACGCTCGTCGTCGGCGGGTCGGGGCACCAGACCGAACAGCTGAAGCGGTTCGTCGAGCTGCTCGGCATCGAGGACCGCGTCGAGTTCGTCGGCTACGTCCCCGAGGCCGAACTGGGGGACTACTACGCCGCCTCGGACGCGTTCGTCTCGCCGTCGTACGCGGAGCCGTTCGGCATCACCATCACCGAGGCGCTGGAGGCCGGGACGCAGGTCGTCGCGACCCGCTCGGGCGTCGCCGAGGTGCTGCCAGACGACTGCCTCGTCGAGGTCGAGACGGACTCCGAGTCGATCGTCGACGGGATGATCGAGGCGCTCGACCGCGAGGAGCCGCCCGCCTACGAGCGCCGCGAGTGGTCGGCGGTCGCGGAGGACACGCTCGCCGTGTACGAAGACGTCGCCTGA
- a CDS encoding DNA-directed RNA polymerase subunit L: protein MELRVIEKTDTELDIEIAGEDHTFMNVLKGALLESEDVAAATYDVNPEQSGGQTEPVLTVKAEEGDPLDVLADAAESITERTDALRDAVRAA from the coding sequence ATGGAACTGCGGGTCATCGAGAAGACCGACACGGAGCTCGACATCGAGATCGCGGGCGAGGACCACACGTTCATGAATGTGCTGAAGGGCGCGCTGCTGGAGTCGGAGGACGTCGCGGCCGCGACCTACGACGTGAACCCCGAGCAGTCCGGCGGCCAGACCGAGCCGGTCCTCACCGTCAAGGCCGAGGAGGGCGACCCGCTCGACGTGCTCGCGGACGCCGCCGAGTCGATCACCGAACGCACCGACGCGCTCCGCGACGCGGTCCGCGCGGCCTGA
- a CDS encoding 30S ribosomal protein S3ae, producing the protein MSERSVSKSREQKRWYTVLAPEQFDRQELGETLAEEPQQVVGRTITTTLDQLTGDSNANNTKLTFKITDVGSDSAYTEFIKYELTRDYLRSLVRRGASKVEASITVLTTDDYRIRVQPVALTTKKADRSQEKAIRRVMIDKVHAAAEERTFEAFLDAIVDGNLSSAIYGDAKEIYPLRRVEVQKLTLEARPREVAAEEEASVDVDADEVAVDADE; encoded by the coding sequence ATGAGCGAACGATCCGTATCCAAGAGCAGAGAACAGAAGCGCTGGTACACCGTGCTAGCGCCCGAACAGTTCGACCGGCAGGAGCTCGGCGAGACCCTCGCCGAGGAGCCCCAGCAGGTCGTCGGGCGCACGATCACGACGACGCTCGATCAGCTGACGGGCGACTCCAACGCGAACAACACGAAGCTGACGTTCAAGATCACCGACGTCGGCAGCGACTCGGCGTACACCGAGTTCATCAAGTACGAGCTGACGCGCGACTACCTGCGCTCGCTCGTCCGCCGCGGTGCCTCGAAGGTCGAGGCGTCGATCACGGTGCTGACGACCGACGACTACCGCATCCGCGTCCAGCCCGTCGCCCTGACGACGAAGAAGGCGGACCGCTCGCAGGAGAAGGCGATCCGCCGCGTGATGATCGACAAGGTCCACGCCGCCGCCGAGGAGCGCACCTTCGAGGCGTTCCTCGACGCGATCGTCGACGGGAACCTCTCGTCGGCCATCTACGGCGACGCCAAGGAGATCTACCCGCTGCGCCGCGTCGAGGTCCAGAAGCTGACCCTCGAAGCGCGCCCGCGCGAGGTCGCCGCCGAAGAGGAGGCCTCGGTCGACGTCGACGCCGACGAAGTGGCCGTCGACGCCGACGAGTAA
- a CDS encoding KEOPS complex subunit Pcc1, translating into MVEDASPSDDAGPTGGDADRTATVRTTHADAATVAAALGPDETDSMRTRVDGDVVACTVARPTAGGLQSTLDDHLVNLRVADRVVERGRAHAGTDASRSDAADGPHADAATEPHSDSADEPQTTDTDTQTDT; encoded by the coding sequence ATGGTCGAGGACGCCTCCCCGTCGGACGACGCCGGACCGACCGGCGGCGACGCCGACCGGACCGCGACGGTCCGGACGACGCACGCGGACGCCGCGACGGTCGCGGCCGCGCTCGGGCCGGACGAGACCGACTCGATGCGCACGCGCGTCGACGGCGACGTCGTCGCCTGTACCGTCGCGCGACCGACGGCGGGCGGACTCCAGTCGACGCTGGACGACCACCTCGTGAACCTGCGCGTCGCCGACCGCGTCGTCGAACGCGGTCGAGCGCACGCCGGGACGGACGCGTCTCGGAGCGACGCCGCCGACGGACCACACGCCGACGCCGCAACGGAACCGCACTCCGACTCCGCAGACGAACCGCAGACGACCGACACCGACACACAAACCGACACATGA
- a CDS encoding 30S ribosomal protein S15, giving the protein MARMHTRRRGSSGSDKPATDETPEWSDVDAEDIESRVVELAEQGHDPSVIGLKLRDEGVKGVPVPDVKLATGKKVTEILEEHDADADLPEDLRNLMSQAIRLREHMEENGQDHQNKRALQNTESKIRRLADYYRGDEIDEEFTYTYENAVEYLEE; this is encoded by the coding sequence ATGGCACGAATGCACACGCGCCGTCGCGGTTCGTCCGGTTCGGACAAACCGGCGACGGACGAGACCCCGGAGTGGAGCGACGTCGACGCCGAGGACATCGAGTCCCGCGTCGTCGAACTGGCGGAGCAGGGCCACGACCCCAGCGTCATCGGCCTCAAGCTGCGCGACGAGGGCGTCAAGGGCGTCCCGGTCCCCGACGTGAAGCTGGCGACCGGCAAGAAGGTCACCGAGATCTTAGAAGAGCACGACGCCGACGCCGACCTCCCCGAGGACCTCCGCAACCTCATGTCGCAGGCGATCCGCCTGCGCGAACACATGGAGGAGAACGGGCAGGACCACCAGAACAAGCGCGCGCTCCAGAACACGGAGTCGAAGATCCGCCGCCTCGCGGACTACTACCGCGGCGACGAGATCGACGAGGAGTTCACGTACACCTACGAGAACGCGGTCGAGTACCTCGAGGAGTAA
- a CDS encoding Na+/H+ antiporter NhaC family protein: MTDTREAARPAADGGEPPNGSEFGVGDESGDGPRIEFRGGKWASTVPLVFFIVWAIFQSGVLGIGDTNGLVVGALIGTTLGMFLVRGDWKAYADTIFEGMTQRVAATAIVAWLWAGMFAETLQVGGFVEGLIFAADALNVGAATFPAAALVLCGLLATGIGTGYGATVAFVTLFFPAGVLVGANPVLLFAAILSGAVFGDNLAPVSDTTIVSAVTQDADIGGVVASRFKYAIAAAIPAFAAYLIAGSVMSGVSLEGSAALRESANALGLVHLLSMGVVIATAVAGRHIVEAISWGLIVAVVFNLLFGLSSASDIVAFTVTEAGSLSGLPVVTVGEAAGVGGSLYSGAVGFFPLIVLTLLIVAMAQVMIRGGGFEAIQEFLLNRVATTVRRAELTMVLGTATINGMITINTAAEIAIAPYIARIGEKFNINGYRRANILDANTSALGYIFPWAGGVLVGYQVMVGPDGLGAEYGTDAMVVNPIDVVPYVFHGWFLVAIFVLAAITGFGREYIPDRASEEVSRA; encoded by the coding sequence ATGACCGACACGAGAGAGGCGGCCCGGCCCGCGGCGGACGGCGGGGAGCCGCCGAACGGCAGCGAGTTCGGCGTCGGCGACGAGAGCGGCGACGGCCCGCGGATCGAGTTCCGCGGGGGGAAGTGGGCGAGCACGGTCCCGCTCGTCTTCTTCATCGTCTGGGCGATCTTCCAGAGCGGCGTCCTCGGGATCGGCGACACGAACGGGCTGGTCGTCGGCGCGCTGATCGGGACGACGCTCGGGATGTTCCTCGTCCGCGGCGACTGGAAGGCGTACGCGGACACGATCTTCGAGGGGATGACCCAGCGCGTGGCCGCGACCGCGATCGTCGCGTGGCTGTGGGCCGGGATGTTCGCCGAGACGCTCCAAGTCGGGGGCTTCGTCGAGGGGCTCATCTTCGCGGCCGACGCCCTGAACGTCGGCGCGGCGACGTTCCCGGCGGCCGCGCTCGTCCTCTGCGGCCTGCTCGCGACCGGGATCGGCACGGGCTACGGCGCGACCGTCGCGTTCGTGACGCTGTTCTTCCCGGCCGGCGTCCTCGTCGGCGCGAATCCCGTGCTGCTTTTCGCCGCGATCCTCTCCGGGGCCGTCTTCGGCGACAACCTCGCGCCCGTCAGCGACACGACGATCGTGAGCGCGGTGACCCAGGACGCCGACATCGGCGGCGTCGTCGCCTCGCGGTTCAAGTACGCGATCGCGGCCGCGATCCCGGCGTTCGCCGCGTACCTGATCGCGGGGTCGGTCATGTCCGGCGTGAGCCTGGAGGGCTCGGCCGCGCTCCGCGAGTCCGCGAACGCCCTCGGACTCGTCCACCTGCTCTCGATGGGCGTCGTCATCGCGACCGCGGTCGCCGGCCGCCACATCGTCGAGGCGATCTCGTGGGGGCTGATCGTCGCCGTCGTTTTCAACCTCCTCTTCGGCCTGTCGAGCGCGAGCGACATCGTCGCCTTCACGGTCACGGAGGCCGGGTCGCTCTCCGGCCTCCCGGTCGTCACGGTCGGCGAGGCCGCCGGCGTCGGCGGGAGCCTCTACTCGGGCGCGGTCGGGTTCTTCCCGCTGATCGTCCTCACCCTGCTCATCGTCGCGATGGCGCAGGTCATGATCCGCGGCGGCGGCTTCGAGGCGATCCAGGAGTTCCTGTTGAACCGCGTCGCCACGACGGTCCGGCGGGCGGAGTTGACCATGGTCCTCGGCACCGCGACGATCAACGGGATGATCACGATAAACACCGCGGCCGAGATCGCGATCGCCCCGTACATCGCCCGCATCGGCGAGAAGTTCAACATCAACGGCTACCGGCGCGCGAACATCTTGGACGCGAACACCTCCGCGCTCGGCTACATCTTCCCGTGGGCGGGCGGCGTCCTCGTCGGGTATCAGGTGATGGTCGGCCCGGACGGCCTCGGCGCGGAGTACGGCACCGACGCGATGGTCGTCAACCCCATCGACGTCGTCCCCTACGTGTTCCACGGCTGGTTCCTCGTGGCCATCTTCGTCCTCGCCGCGATCACCGGCTTCGGGCGGGAGTACATTCCCGACCGCGCCTCCGAGGAGGTGTCGCGCGCATGA
- a CDS encoding DUF7513 family protein: MSVFDKFLAGFSFRGSTPDYAAGDVLEVMVTGVEDDGGVGGGTAIARIGDSTLRIEGAPADAVNTRVIVDVESWNETEHRGIGTYRETVGESAF, from the coding sequence ATGAGCGTCTTCGACAAGTTCCTCGCCGGCTTCTCGTTCCGCGGGTCGACGCCGGACTACGCGGCCGGCGACGTCCTCGAAGTGATGGTGACCGGCGTGGAGGACGACGGCGGCGTGGGCGGTGGGACGGCGATCGCTCGCATCGGCGACTCGACGCTCCGTATCGAGGGCGCGCCCGCGGACGCGGTGAACACGCGGGTCATCGTCGACGTGGAGTCGTGGAACGAGACGGAACACCGCGGGATCGGGACGTACCGGGAGACGGTGGGCGAGAGCGCGTTCTAG